In Halobaculum limi, one DNA window encodes the following:
- the ribB gene encoding 3,4-dihydroxy-2-butanone-4-phosphate synthase, protein MSRQAGRLDAALAAFRAGDPVLVHDFDDREGETDLVYPADAVDPAAVARMRNDAGGLVCVAVSDEVAEAVELPFLQDQIDHPAAGSHDLAYDDRSSFSLPVNHRDTFTGITDDDRARTITELASMASAIEAGVEYGPEEFAAEFRSPGHVHVLRGAPDGLSDRLGHTELGLAMAAETGQPPAVVVCEMLDDETGRALSPEAAREYATRNGFTYVEGEELVEALR, encoded by the coding sequence GTGAGTCGGCAGGCCGGTCGGCTCGACGCCGCCCTCGCTGCGTTCCGCGCGGGCGACCCGGTGTTGGTCCACGACTTCGACGACCGCGAGGGCGAGACCGACCTCGTGTACCCCGCGGATGCGGTCGACCCCGCGGCCGTCGCGCGGATGCGCAACGACGCCGGCGGCCTCGTCTGTGTCGCCGTCTCCGACGAGGTGGCCGAGGCCGTCGAGTTGCCGTTCCTCCAAGATCAGATCGACCATCCCGCGGCCGGGAGTCACGACCTGGCGTACGACGACCGCTCGTCGTTCTCGCTGCCGGTGAACCACCGCGACACGTTCACCGGCATCACCGACGACGACCGTGCGCGCACCATCACGGAACTGGCGTCGATGGCCTCCGCTATCGAGGCGGGCGTCGAGTACGGTCCAGAGGAGTTTGCCGCGGAGTTCCGTTCGCCGGGCCACGTCCATGTCCTGCGCGGCGCACCCGACGGCCTCTCGGACCGACTGGGCCACACCGAACTCGGCCTCGCGATGGCCGCCGAGACGGGCCAGCCACCGGCGGTCGTCGTGTGTGAGATGCTCGACGACGAGACCGGACGAGCGTTGTCGCCCGAGGCCGCCCGCGAGTACGCCACGCGCAACGGCTTCACGTACGTCGAGGGCGAGGAACTGGTCGAGGCACTTCGATAA
- a CDS encoding DUF120 domain-containing protein, with protein MSSTTTTVGHDEVAALKTVALRGGLGEPVKVSCSTLGERLDASSQTASRRLQRLESAGLLDRDVVGDGQWVTVTDAGERRLRAEYADYRRLFEGEEGLTLRGSVTSGMGEGKHYIQLSGYHEQFVDRLGYEPFPGTLNVSLTKAAVRARAGLDAVEGVPIDGWEDEERTFGPATCYAAEVRSGDESFGPAHVIVPERTHHDEDQLELIAPEQLREALSLADGDEVAVYVTDADRTDGPSEAAVVEPEGSA; from the coding sequence ATGAGTTCTACCACGACGACCGTCGGCCACGACGAGGTGGCGGCGCTGAAGACGGTCGCACTGCGCGGGGGGCTGGGCGAACCCGTGAAAGTCTCCTGTTCGACGCTCGGCGAGCGACTGGACGCCTCCAGTCAGACGGCCTCCAGACGGCTCCAGCGACTCGAATCCGCGGGACTGCTCGACCGCGACGTGGTCGGTGACGGGCAGTGGGTGACCGTGACCGACGCCGGTGAGCGCCGTCTCCGCGCGGAGTACGCCGACTACCGCCGCCTGTTCGAGGGCGAGGAGGGTCTCACGCTCCGTGGGTCGGTCACGTCGGGGATGGGCGAGGGGAAACACTACATCCAACTGTCGGGCTACCACGAGCAGTTCGTCGACCGCCTCGGCTACGAACCGTTCCCGGGAACGCTCAACGTCTCGCTGACGAAGGCCGCAGTCCGTGCCCGTGCGGGCCTCGACGCCGTGGAGGGCGTCCCCATCGACGGCTGGGAAGACGAGGAACGAACGTTCGGCCCGGCGACGTGTTACGCCGCAGAGGTACGGTCGGGCGACGAGTCGTTCGGTCCGGCCCACGTCATCGTCCCCGAGCGAACCCACCACGACGAGGACCAACTCGAACTGATCGCACCGGAGCAACTTCGGGAGGCACTCTCGCTGGCCGACGGCGACGAGGTGGCCGTCTACGTCACCGACGCCGACCGTACGGACGGTCCGAGTGAGGCGGCAGTCGTCGAACCGGAGGGGTCGGCGTGA
- the argS gene encoding arginine--tRNA ligase: MFRQFRSAVAGALTDALADLGYPTDDLGIEDPPDDVDATLASSVAFRLAGEAGAPPPQVAAEVVDAVDVDTTEYLARVETNGPYVNFFVDDAYLADTLDAARDEAYGHLPDREESVVVEHTSANPTGPVHVGRARNPIIGDAVANAIEYAGYDVDRHYYVNDAGRQMAVFTWAYETFDEADLPDPERDKPDYDLVRYYRAGNAFLEDGDEAEVEAAEAEIQSIMQGLEEGDEETYERVSEVVDTVLAGMRETLGRLPAEFDEFVKETQFMRDGSADDVVERLRDLDESVYEEDAWQLDLSAFGIEKLLVFLRSDGTTLYTTRDLAHHEWKFDNYDRAVTVIGEDHKLAFDQLRYALELLGHDTDQLEQLFYSWVNLPGGEGMSTRAGTGIDLDDLLDEAIDRAREEVERRMDDRIRDDDLTEADVERIARQVGIGAVRYDIVSKQPTKSITFEWDRALDFEAQSAPYVQYVHARCCGIVEEAGDEGLAPDAEVDPAALSTPEERDLLHIIAQFPAVVEEAAEDLEPHRVATYTREFAETFNAFYRECPVLTADDEATREARLALVVAARHTVANALDVLGVEAPESM, encoded by the coding sequence ATGTTCAGACAGTTCCGGTCGGCCGTGGCGGGAGCGCTCACCGACGCGCTCGCGGACCTCGGCTACCCGACCGACGACCTCGGTATCGAGGATCCGCCGGACGACGTCGACGCCACGCTCGCCTCCAGCGTCGCGTTCCGACTGGCGGGCGAAGCGGGGGCACCACCGCCGCAGGTCGCCGCAGAAGTCGTCGACGCCGTCGACGTGGACACGACGGAGTACCTCGCGCGCGTCGAGACGAACGGCCCGTACGTGAACTTCTTCGTCGACGACGCCTACCTCGCGGACACGCTCGACGCCGCCCGCGACGAGGCGTACGGTCACCTCCCCGACCGCGAGGAGTCCGTCGTCGTCGAACACACCTCTGCGAACCCGACAGGGCCGGTCCACGTCGGCCGCGCCCGCAACCCGATCATCGGCGACGCCGTCGCCAACGCCATCGAGTACGCTGGCTACGACGTCGACCGCCACTACTACGTCAACGACGCCGGCCGGCAGATGGCCGTGTTCACGTGGGCCTACGAGACGTTCGATGAGGCCGACCTCCCCGACCCGGAACGCGACAAACCCGACTACGACCTCGTGCGCTACTACCGCGCGGGCAACGCCTTCCTCGAAGACGGCGACGAAGCCGAGGTGGAGGCCGCCGAAGCCGAGATTCAGTCGATCATGCAGGGACTGGAGGAGGGCGACGAAGAGACGTACGAGCGAGTCAGCGAGGTGGTCGACACCGTCCTCGCGGGGATGCGCGAGACGCTCGGTCGTCTCCCCGCGGAGTTCGACGAGTTCGTCAAAGAGACGCAGTTTATGCGCGACGGCTCCGCCGACGACGTGGTCGAGCGCCTGCGCGACCTCGACGAGTCGGTGTACGAGGAAGACGCCTGGCAACTCGACCTCTCGGCGTTCGGCATCGAGAAACTGCTCGTGTTCCTCCGCTCGGACGGCACGACGCTGTACACCACCCGCGACCTCGCCCACCACGAGTGGAAGTTCGACAACTACGACCGCGCGGTGACGGTCATCGGCGAGGACCACAAACTCGCCTTCGACCAACTCCGCTACGCCTTGGAACTGCTGGGGCACGACACCGACCAACTCGAACAACTGTTCTACTCGTGGGTGAACCTCCCCGGCGGCGAGGGGATGAGCACCCGCGCGGGCACGGGCATCGACCTCGACGACCTGCTCGACGAGGCCATCGACCGCGCCCGCGAGGAGGTCGAACGCCGGATGGACGACCGCATCCGCGACGACGACCTCACCGAAGCAGACGTCGAGCGCATCGCTCGACAGGTGGGTATCGGCGCCGTCCGCTACGACATCGTGAGCAAACAGCCGACGAAGTCCATCACCTTCGAGTGGGACCGCGCGCTCGACTTCGAGGCCCAGTCGGCGCCGTACGTCCAGTACGTCCACGCGCGGTGTTGCGGCATCGTCGAGGAAGCAGGTGACGAGGGGCTCGCACCCGACGCCGAAGTCGACCCCGCGGCGCTGTCGACACCCGAGGAACGCGACCTCCTCCACATCATCGCGCAGTTCCCCGCCGTCGTCGAGGAGGCCGCCGAGGACTTGGAACCGCACCGCGTCGCCACCTACACCCGCGAGTTCGCGGAGACGTTCAATGCCTTCTACCGCGAGTGCCCCGTCCTGACGGCCGACGACGAGGCGACCCGCGAGGCGCGACTCGCACTCGTCGTCGCCGCCCGCCACACCGTCGCGAACGCGCTCGACGTCCTCGGGGTCGAAGCCCCCGAGTCGATGTAA
- a CDS encoding MinD/ParA family ATP-binding protein codes for MPKIFAVASVKGGVGKTTTAANLAATLAAAGYQTVAVDADLGSATLGATLGVEPGEVTLHDVLAGEADPPEASYEGPHGLAVLPGGQTLDDFRKADPSEIVGVLESITGADFVIVDTGAGLTHQTALPLSVADGVLLVSTPTRDGLVNTRKTQDLTAKLGGEVVGIALNQAEGDEDTGDVDVPVLGAIPDDPVIEAAQAAGVPVSMHAPDSDAAAAYRSLASSLTGKPIRAAPTPEQSESTPDDPEYEADADAADAADDTPVPESADEDSLAELSGDDTDQHDTAEEGDITTGDEDETGDEDLPPEEDDAVILEDDEDADSEEDAAAAAARGTVLDEEEYAEFRDGSDEGAGDAVGDDASEDTEDGDAVGDDASEDTEDGDAADDAGKDTEPNGDGTDDDAVTIAEAESESEESSEIADDVIPFAQQGKERTEEAKQTEEPDDDDEQSKKNDGGFLGRLFR; via the coding sequence ATGCCGAAGATATTCGCCGTCGCGAGCGTCAAAGGCGGGGTTGGAAAGACCACCACCGCCGCCAACCTCGCGGCGACACTCGCGGCCGCGGGCTACCAGACGGTAGCCGTCGACGCCGACCTGGGGTCTGCCACCCTCGGGGCGACGCTCGGTGTCGAACCGGGTGAGGTGACACTACACGATGTGCTCGCCGGCGAGGCCGACCCGCCGGAGGCGTCGTACGAGGGGCCACACGGACTCGCGGTCCTCCCCGGCGGACAGACGCTCGACGACTTCCGAAAGGCCGATCCGTCCGAAATCGTCGGCGTGTTGGAGAGCATCACCGGCGCGGACTTCGTCATCGTCGACACTGGCGCGGGCCTGACCCACCAGACCGCTCTCCCGCTGTCGGTCGCCGACGGCGTCCTCCTCGTGTCGACGCCGACGCGCGACGGCCTCGTGAACACCCGAAAGACGCAGGACCTGACGGCGAAACTCGGCGGCGAGGTCGTCGGGATCGCACTCAATCAGGCCGAGGGTGACGAGGACACCGGCGATGTGGACGTGCCCGTGCTGGGTGCGATCCCAGACGACCCGGTGATCGAGGCGGCGCAGGCAGCGGGGGTTCCGGTGTCGATGCACGCGCCCGACAGCGACGCCGCGGCCGCGTATCGTTCGCTCGCCTCGTCGCTGACCGGGAAGCCGATCCGCGCGGCACCGACGCCCGAACAGTCGGAGTCGACGCCTGATGACCCCGAGTACGAGGCGGACGCCGATGCCGCCGACGCTGCCGACGACACTCCGGTGCCGGAATCGGCCGACGAAGATTCGCTGGCCGAGTTGAGCGGCGACGACACAGACCAGCACGACACAGCAGAGGAGGGCGACATTACGACTGGCGACGAGGACGAGACTGGCGACGAGGACCTCCCACCCGAGGAGGACGACGCGGTGATCCTCGAAGACGACGAGGATGCAGACTCCGAAGAGGACGCGGCGGCGGCCGCTGCCCGCGGCACCGTCCTCGACGAGGAGGAGTACGCCGAGTTCCGCGACGGCAGCGACGAGGGCGCGGGCGACGCGGTCGGCGACGACGCCAGCGAGGACACCGAGGATGGCGACGCGGTCGGCGACGACGCCAGCGAGGACACCGAGGATGGCGACGCTGCCGACGACGCCGGAAAGGACACCGAACCCAACGGGGACGGCACCGACGACGACGCCGTCACCATCGCAGAGGCCGAGTCCGAATCCGAGGAGTCGTCCGAGATAGCCGACGACGTGATCCCGTTCGCCCAACAGGGCAAAGAGCGAACCGAGGAGGCCAAACAGACCGAAGAGCCGGACGACGACGATGAGCAGTCGAAGAAAAACGACGGTGGCTTCCTCGGTCGACTGTTCCGCTAG
- the prf1 gene encoding peptide chain release factor aRF-1, whose product MASDAQGEQPSEDRRKYEFRKVLDELDDFEGSGTQLVTIYIPDDKQISDVVAHVTQEHSEAANIKSKQTRTAVQDALTSIKDRLRYYDVYPPDNGIVIFSGAVDSGGGRTDMVTKVLESPPEPIQSFRYHCDSNFLTGPLEDMMTDKGLFGLIVLDRREANVGWLKGKRVEPVKSASSLVPGKQRKGGQSAQRFARLRLEAIDNFYQEVAGMADDLMVDKRHDIEGILVGGPSPTKDEFLDGDYLHHELQDLVVGKFDVAYTDESGLYDLVDAAQDVLADQEVVKDKRQMEEFFEKLHTGEQATYGFEQTRRNLIMGSVDRLLLSEDLHHDVVTYTCPNGHEEREVVERRHSTPNHECEECGEEAEAGEREDVVEHLMNIADQRGTETKFISTDFEKGDQLMDAFGGIAGILRYSTGV is encoded by the coding sequence ATGGCCAGCGACGCGCAGGGAGAGCAACCGAGCGAGGATCGCCGGAAGTACGAGTTCCGGAAGGTGCTCGACGAACTCGACGACTTCGAGGGTTCGGGCACCCAGCTCGTGACGATCTACATCCCCGACGACAAGCAGATCTCCGACGTGGTCGCCCACGTCACCCAGGAGCACAGCGAGGCGGCCAATATCAAGTCCAAGCAGACGCGGACGGCCGTCCAGGACGCCCTCACCAGCATCAAAGACCGCCTCCGCTACTACGACGTCTACCCGCCGGACAACGGCATCGTCATCTTCTCGGGCGCGGTCGACTCCGGCGGCGGGCGCACGGACATGGTGACGAAGGTACTCGAGTCGCCGCCGGAGCCCATCCAGTCGTTCCGCTACCACTGCGACTCCAACTTCCTCACCGGCCCGCTCGAGGATATGATGACGGACAAGGGCCTGTTCGGGCTCATCGTCCTCGACCGCCGCGAGGCGAACGTCGGCTGGCTCAAGGGCAAGCGTGTCGAGCCCGTGAAGTCGGCGTCGTCGCTCGTTCCCGGTAAGCAGCGGAAAGGTGGCCAGTCCGCACAGCGGTTCGCCCGCCTGCGCCTGGAGGCCATCGACAACTTCTATCAGGAGGTCGCCGGGATGGCGGACGACCTGATGGTCGACAAACGCCACGACATCGAGGGCATCCTCGTCGGCGGCCCATCGCCGACGAAAGACGAGTTCCTCGACGGCGACTACCTCCACCACGAACTCCAGGACTTAGTCGTCGGTAAGTTCGACGTCGCGTACACCGACGAGTCCGGCCTGTACGACCTCGTCGACGCCGCACAGGACGTGCTAGCCGACCAAGAGGTCGTCAAGGACAAACGACAGATGGAGGAGTTCTTCGAGAAACTCCACACCGGCGAGCAAGCCACCTACGGCTTCGAGCAGACCCGGCGCAACCTCATTATGGGGTCGGTCGACCGCCTCCTGCTCTCGGAGGACCTCCACCACGACGTCGTCACCTACACCTGCCCGAACGGGCACGAGGAGCGCGAAGTCGTCGAGCGCCGGCACTCCACGCCCAACCACGAGTGTGAGGAGTGCGGCGAAGAGGCCGAGGCGGGCGAGCGCGAGGACGTCGTCGAACACCTGATGAACATCGCCGACCAGCGCGGGACGGAGACGAAGTTCATCTCCACCGACTTCGAGAAAGGCGACCAACTGATGGACGCCTTCGGCGGCATCGCCGGGATTCTTCGCTACTCGACGGGCGTGTAA
- a CDS encoding DMT family transporter, with protein MDRDTTGSLLVLSAAAAFGTLGVLGEVAFRAGLSVPSVLTLRFVVGTAVVWTGLLAARTLRPATLPSLRLPAREALVAIALGAVGYAGLSVGFFVGVQRMSAGLAAVIFYTYPLFVVALASAFLDETVGVRTVAAAAVSLAGVALISLTGAAAFDLVGAVATLGAAALYGVYIVVSRATLQTVDVRVLTAYVTPAAAISLAGIAAVTETVTIPTTAVGWGSVVALGVVATAFAIFAFFAGLTRVGAGRAGVLSTLEPTVAVVLGVVFLGEPVTATMLVGGVLVVVGVTLVQTSGA; from the coding sequence ATGGACCGCGACACGACCGGGTCGCTTTTGGTGTTGTCGGCGGCGGCCGCGTTCGGAACGCTCGGCGTCCTCGGCGAAGTGGCGTTTCGCGCTGGCCTGTCTGTGCCGTCGGTGCTCACGCTGCGGTTCGTCGTCGGGACGGCCGTCGTGTGGACGGGCTTACTCGCGGCGCGCACGTTGCGGCCCGCGACGCTCCCGTCGCTGCGGTTGCCCGCGCGTGAGGCGCTCGTCGCGATCGCACTCGGTGCGGTCGGGTACGCGGGCCTCAGCGTCGGGTTCTTCGTGGGCGTCCAGCGAATGTCGGCGGGACTGGCGGCAGTCATCTTCTACACGTATCCGCTGTTCGTCGTGGCGCTGGCGTCTGCGTTCCTCGACGAGACGGTCGGCGTTCGGACGGTCGCTGCGGCCGCGGTGTCGCTGGCGGGCGTTGCGCTCATCTCGCTAACCGGAGCGGCGGCGTTCGATCTGGTGGGCGCGGTCGCGACGCTGGGGGCGGCAGCGCTGTACGGCGTATACATCGTCGTCTCGCGAGCGACGCTGCAGACGGTCGACGTGCGAGTGCTGACGGCGTACGTGACCCCAGCGGCAGCCATCTCGCTCGCGGGCATCGCCGCAGTCACCGAGACGGTGACGATTCCGACGACGGCCGTCGGCTGGGGGTCGGTCGTCGCACTCGGCGTCGTCGCGACGGCGTTCGCCATCTTCGCGTTCTTCGCCGGCCTCACTCGGGTCGGCGCGGGGCGAGCGGGCGTCCTCTCCACGTTAGAGCCGACGGTCGCGGTCGTGTTGGGCGTCGTCTTCCTCGGAGAGCCAGTGACGGCGACGATGCTCGTCGGCGGCGTCCTCGTCGTCGTCGGAGTGACGCTGGTGCAGACGAGTGGCGCGTGA